One stretch of Methanocellales archaeon DNA includes these proteins:
- a CDS encoding sugar phosphate nucleotidyltransferase, with amino-acid sequence MKGYVGDQIKVVIPAAGVGKRLYPHTLTKPKSMVSVAGKPIIGHILDRLIDVQAEELVIVVGYMKDKTISYIDANYSSCFGKISYVTQDKPLGLGHSIYVTKDVIGDSPIMIALGDMIFKAGYKKFLKFHEKNGECSGSIGVKIVDMPQYYGVVYLDDEGTIVRLEEKPQLSTSDLGIAGIYIIDDTPLLFESLEKLISNDTKKEGEYQLTDALQIMVEAGAMLKTFHVHDWYDCGRAETLLEVNRLLLAEIPREIISSTNSIIIQPVAVGDGVEIVNSVIGPDVSIADDTFVKNSIIADSIVGSCAKIINMNLQTSILGDAVSLAGKPNTLNIGDSSTIEF; translated from the coding sequence ATGAAGGGCTATGTTGGTGATCAAATAAAAGTAGTCATTCCTGCTGCTGGTGTTGGCAAAAGGTTGTACCCTCATACGCTTACAAAACCAAAATCGATGGTATCCGTGGCTGGCAAGCCGATCATCGGACATATTCTTGATCGATTGATTGATGTTCAGGCGGAAGAGTTGGTCATAGTCGTTGGATACATGAAAGATAAGACCATCTCTTACATCGATGCGAACTATTCTTCTTGCTTTGGCAAAATCTCCTATGTAACTCAGGATAAACCACTTGGTTTGGGTCACTCCATATATGTCACAAAGGATGTTATTGGAGACTCACCCATTATGATTGCCCTGGGTGATATGATCTTCAAGGCAGGCTATAAAAAGTTCTTAAAGTTTCATGAAAAAAATGGTGAATGTTCAGGTTCAATAGGGGTTAAGATCGTTGACATGCCTCAATACTATGGCGTTGTATACCTGGACGATGAAGGAACTATAGTCAGGCTGGAGGAAAAGCCACAACTGTCTACATCAGATCTTGGTATAGCTGGCATCTACATCATAGATGATACGCCCCTACTCTTTGAATCACTGGAAAAGCTGATTAGTAATGATACCAAGAAAGAGGGAGAATACCAGCTTACTGATGCTCTACAAATCATGGTAGAAGCAGGTGCAATGCTAAAAACCTTTCATGTACATGACTGGTACGATTGTGGTAGGGCGGAAACTTTGTTGGAGGTCAATCGGTTGTTACTGGCAGAAATTCCAAGAGAGATAATAAGCTCCACTAATTCTATTATAATCCAGCCAGTAGCTGTCGGAGATGGTGTTGAAATAGTTAACTCAGTCATCGGTCCAGACGTGTCTATCGCTGACGATACATTTGTCAAAAATTCTATCATTGCTGACAGTATCGTGGGCTCTTGTGCAAAGATAATTAATATGAATCTCCAAACAAGTATACTTGGGGATGCAGTCAGTCTCGCTGGCAAACCAAATACGCTCAACATAGGTGACTCGTCAACCATAGAATTCTAA